The window TGGATTTGCATTTGTTCTGTATTATAACAATGCCTGTGCTGATTATTCAAGGCAGAAAATGTCGAGTGCAAATTTTAAGCTGGATGGAAATTCCCCAACTGTTAGTTGGGCTGATCCAAAAAGTATGCCCGATAACTCTGCTGCTGCTCAGGTAATCAAGTTATCATGACTGGAGAAAATTATATGGGATCTGCATGGCAATTTCAAGTACCTTGAGATTTTATATCAACtggaattttgttaaaaactGTGGTACTAAGGTTAAAAGAGTAAACCAAAACTGTTAATGGGCAGAGAAAAGTCCTTCGtgctgttttgttttttcaatttcaatttcaattacTAAGCAAGGcaaccaaatttgaaatattcgaGCCATAAAAATATATCGATTGACCAATTGAACTTTGAGTAAGGAAATGTGGTTATAAACTTATAAAGATGGTTATCTTGGtgattttgaatcaaattgcCTAAATTCCTCTTTGACCCAAGCTCAGTACAAAACCTTGAACAGAATAGTCTGCTGCACCTCACTAATCCTCTAGTTGGCTACTGACAAACTTTAGTGAATTATAACTATCATTTTTAACAAGCCATTAGTCTACTCTTATGCCGTAGTTAAATGAagtaaagaaaggaaaacctaAACATATAGCTTTTGGTTCTCCTTTGTTCAACCTTCTCACCTATAGATGCTCCTGCTCTCCCACAATAACTTATAAGGAATACTGAAATAAAACTGAAGatgaaatagtaataattatatgttcttgaacattcttccatttctctccATGAAAGctgagattttttaaaataataataactaactACAAGGTAACATGATTAAGTGCATGAATgacaaaagttaattttttaggtTGTCTTCTGGAAAATCTCTCTCTAGGAAAGAACATTTAGTGCACCACCTTGGTAAACATGTTTCCAATTGTTCCATCTTTGtaacctttaaatttttttaagaaacggAGACAAtcctttttattaattataaatgagaCTAATTACCGAAGAACAAGAGTAagagcaaaaaaagaaaacaattcaTCCAACAAACGAAACAAAGATGAACTCTGGCaatagaaatatgaaaacGACCTACAAACGATCACAAAGAAGAAACAACGAAAGAACCAAAGTAACAAAGAACTGAAACATTAGTAAAGAGTTTAAACACTTAGTCGAAAAGCGCCCACTTCAGACTGAAATTTTGTACTCCACATGCTTCAGTTTGAAAGAAGGGAACCCCAAGAAGAGGCAATTGGCTGCTTCAAAACTATCCAACCCAAATagttcttttaatatttaatggGATTTCGCAAGACTGGGAATGAGAGCGAGTAAAGCACTAAGATTGGTCTCTAGAAGCTCAAAATGACCCTACCTCTCAAACTCAATTGACTTCTTATAATGAGCCATCTTCTCACTACTGACACCAAAAGGAGAGTCAAAAGAAGactcaccttttttttttgaggaaATGCTTGGGATGCAGAGTGAACCTCTCAAAAACTTCACCTTAGAGTTGGGCAAAGAAAAAGCAGAATGCTTAAAGTTAAAACggtggaggaagaagagatcGTGAAGCTGACTCCGGTAGAAGGGGTTGGAACAAGTGCTTGGGTGCAGCTAACATCCAATAAGTCAGGGTTCAAATCAGAAATCAACATGGCTTTGGTAACATTCTTTTTGGGGAAGCCCTTTgctctcttttttcttacaaaatgaTTAAGGAATGGTTTGAAGAGGTGAGGGAAAACTCGATCTTTTTCATTATGACTGTCTATTGAGGTGTACttgaaagaattgaattataatatgaaataaaatttagtctCCATTACAGGAAGATATTTAAAAGCACATGATAGTTTGGTACTACATTGTAATTGGCGAAGTCTTTTAAACGCTTGTTTTGTATTGGCATTGACTTCctggttttatttatttgtgcTAGCAAGTTATTATTGATCTACAACTTTATGGATTGCAGGTGAAGGCTCTTTATGTGAAAAACATTCCCGAGAATACTACTACTGAGCAACTGAAAGAATTGTTTCAGCAGCATGGGGAAGTGACAAAAGTGAATATGCCACCTGGCAAAGCTGGGAGTAGTAAACGGGATTTTGCATTCATCCATTATGCTGAGAGGTCAAGTGCATTGAAGGCTGTCAAAGAGACagagaaatatgaaattgaaggtttagtttttatattcttggagatttacattttatatctCAAATGAACAATAACATTCCCTGTTCTTTAGGAAGAAAAcgttaaaacatattttggcTTTTATTTCTATTGGTTGATGCACCCGTGAGCCAATCTTTTTCTGACAGCttgttgaattattttatctctattTACTGAATTGGACGATCTGTTCAACTTATGTGTGGAATTTCATTTACAGCATATCCTCaacatttaaaagtaaagTAGGATGAATCACCAGCAGTCAAGTTGTCTAAACAGATCTTTTGTATTTGACAATGTTTTATAAAGAGAAATGctttgttttaacttttttcttgcAATTGCAACCCAAAGGATAATCTTCAGAGATTTTAATCTGCAGGCCAACTTTTGGAGGTTGTCCTTGCAAAGCCTCAAAGTGATAAAAAATCAGATGGGGCCTATTCCCATATATCTGGAAGTTATCCCAACCATCTTCTTCATGGTGGATACGGTGGTTATGGTGGAAATCCATATGGTTCCCTAGGTGGGTATGGTGTTACTGCTGGCTTCCATcaggtaaattttttttctttcttatctaaaaaagttatattgcGTCATCTCAGTTAGGTGCATCTCccaaagtgaaaagaaaagaaatataaatttcttttttcctcgaCATTAATCtcatggatttttttttccatgtaACAGCCAATGATTTATGGTAGGGGACCAATGCCGGCGGGAATGCAGATGGTACCAATGGTTTTACCAGATGGTCGAATTGGTTATGTTCTGTAAGATATCACCCTTAATGGTTCGAAGTCCATTTTATCTatataatctatatatatataattgtaaattgtatatattgtCACTTATGAATGCAGTCAGCAACCTGGAGTACCAATGCCCCCCTCTCGATCTCGAAGAAGTGAGAGGAGCAATGGATCAGGTGGAACAATGGGTCGTTCAGGAGGTAGTAGCAGTAGTGATGATGTCAACCGTGGCAGAAGGTATCGGCCCTATTAATGATAAAGAACTGAAGACAATGGGTCCTTAGGCTAAATCACAGGAAATAACAAGATCCCCCACCCAGAAACAGAATGTAAAAGAAACTGAACATAAGAGAGAGCTGAGAGGTTTTGAATGACTGAGAAAAGATTGCATTGAGATCCTTTTTCAGGATAAATTGGAGGATGATTTGCTTTTCTGGCAATTCTTATTAACATAGAgttaaacaaagaaattatGTGTACCAAAGCGATGCAGTTGAAAAGTTCtgctcaaattttaaatcttctGTTCTCTCTCCCATTGTTCTTGGTGTTCTTTCCAAGGTGGAAATGATGTGTAATCACTGGTGAAGGataacttcatttttgttcatttgtcTTTTGTTAATCTGCGTTGGTTATATTTCTTGCAGCTTAATTATTCctaaacatattttgtttttgaaggattcaaaatatgtttaaagcaaaaatttaatagttgagttaatttattaaaataatatggtATTTAAAGATAATACTCTTCCTTTATGTCTATGGTATTCGACAATTGTTTTCCTATTTCCAACTCCTAGAATATTTACGATTTTCGATTGTCTTTTTCACCTTAGGAAGTGCTTTGTGAAATCGAAATAATTAAATCGAACTTCAAACTCTAAGAATGATAATACaagtatttaattgatttatgtGTCTTCTAACATGaagtgtttttatttatttgtttgagcTCACTTTAATAAACCCATTTAATGGATAGCTGTCATTTTTAAAGGACTATTCTTGATTGTAACTGCTTTTTTGAGTTAGTCCCACAACTAGATATAGATAAAGACATCACACACTATATTTAGGTATTAGGCAGAGGTTtgtgtttattaaaaaactttaGGTTTGATATCAATACAAAACTACAAAGATGTCGAATGCATCACATTTGTCTTTACTTGGATTCTAACAAagttctaaaacaaaacaaaaaaaaaagatagattaTTGGAAACAAACTAcgaaaaaaagtatttatactTGTAAATATTAGAGTTGCTAAAGATACGTAACtaactatttgtttttatcaaGATAGAAAATGGAACGATTTGAGCTATTAATATAAACCGTTAAATAAGTTTGAAGAGAGTTTATTAAAGAAGAGTGTTACGGAGGTTTAAATGTAGCCAACAATTAATTTGACTAAAGTGTTGGGAGAAGATAAATCACATGCCAAAGACCCACCCATCATTAAAATTGCAGGCAAGGCAAGCTATACGGTTTTTAGATccaaaacttttaattcttccaCAATAGTCAGTAAATGGAACTGATTCCTACATAGAAGATTTGCTAAATTGTGCTTAAATTGGTTGTAAAACGTTTTATTACTTACCAAAGTTAGAatacaacatttaatttactacaagaaaaatattcgATGCCAATCTCACATACGTCGTTTAAGTGTCTAATCATCAAATTGTTACGTGTATTGAATGAGAAAGATTAAGATTGAATGGGGATATAAAGAGAGAAACGAGAGTTTGAGTTTGTATGTAAAACAATAGTATATACatattcttataaattaatacaagGTCCAATAATAAGCATGGATAATGGGTTATGCAATTTGTGATGTCATAAATCTAGTCAGTTGAGAGTGAGAGACCATTCCAATTAATATGAAGTactttattcttattttgtaGTGTTTAATTTGTTCTGTTGAtgatttccaaaataaaaataatataaagttttttttttttaatagataaAGAATCATGTGCAATAACTCAAAACTAGTGGATTGATGTTATATTGAAATCACATAGAAAGCttatacattttgaaaaatgtggtttctacaaatatcaatattggtGACTTAACAAAAAAGTTTGTATTAAGTATAACTATTCCAAAAAGGACGGTTTTGTTCCATTAACTTCTTAAATTGGTACATTATGAATAGTTTGAAGTTTAGTACATAATAACTttatatttccttctttttctattttcaacatttattgTAAAACTCtatatttttctctatctGGAGTTATTACGtaacttcatcttctttctcttatttagtTTAACAATAATGAGAATAAACGATTACTCTAATAACCTAaaacatttgatttatatatatatatagaattattgaaacattttctttacatttctttttttttttttttttaggcaaaagagaaataaataaacggattaaataatggaaataaaaataaataaagtttaatatttttgttcagtTTAAAAGAGAGGACCCACATCGTTTCATAATGTCCAACGTGGATATGTTGGTGGGAAAGTGTGTGCATTGGGACGCTATGATTATTCAACAGGAACCTTCACCGGAAAGTTATCGATTGAGTCGATCCATGGGTTAACTCGCTCGCACTCGCTTGCCGGAATTTCTCTCAGCGCCTTCCAAACCGCGCTGTTACACTTGAATCCCGCTCCGAAAGCCACCTGCCAGATACGGTGGCCTTTTGTGACGCGATTCTTTGCTTCTGTGTATGCCAATTCGTACCACAAGGAACTACTCGATGTGTTCCCAAATCGGTACAGCGTCATTCTCGAGGGTTCCATGTGCCATTCACTCAGTTGGAGGTTCTTCTGCAGAGCGTCCAGCACCGCTCTTCCGCCGGCATGGATACAGAAATGCTCGAATGCGAGCTTAAAATCTGGTACGTACGGTTTTACCTTTGCTTTCAGTACTTTCCTTTTCAACATTGAGACGAAGAAGGCGAATTGCTCTGAAAATGGTAGTACCAAAGGGCCTAGAGTCGTGATGTTCGTCTTTAATGTTTCACTTGCAACCGCCATTAATTCGCGCGCGAGTGAAACTCCAATTTTCCCTTCCTCGTCCTCTTTCTGATAAACGCAATTATAGCTTTCGTCGTCAGCTCCTTTGTGAGTCCGAATCGTGTGAATCAACTCGTATTTTGAGCGGGATCGATCCGTGTGCTTGTTCGATAACAGCACGGCGGCTCCTCCCATCCGAAACAGACAATTGCTAATCAGCATCGAACGATCGTTACCAAAGTACCAATTTAGGGTTATACTTTCGGTGCTCACAACTACGGCGTACGTGTTAGGGTTAGCGTTGAGAAGGTCCTTAGCAAGCGTAATCGAGATAGGGCTTGCGCTACATCCCATTCCACTGAGATTGTAGGCTTTAACGTCGGTTCGAAGCTTGTAGTGGTTAACGATCATTGCGGACAGCGATGGTATGGGGTTGAATAAGCTGCAATTGACGATTAGAATTCCTATTTCACTCGGGTCCAAGCCGGTTTTCTCGAAGAGAGCATCGAGGGCGCCGAACATTACAGTCTCCGCTTCGAAGCGTGCTTCGTCAAGACACAAATTCGGCGGCCGAGAAGTAATTCCTCTCGACAAGTAGGTTTCGTCGCCAAGACCGGCTCGTTTTGCTACTTTCGACATAAACTTAAGGGCATCTTCTTGAAAGCCACCGTTCGCTGCACTCATTTCCAGGAAACTGTCCACCGTCATCTTCCTCGCGTCCGCTGGTTTGTGACAGGCAAACTCCACCAGATAAACCGGCGTGGATCGCTTGGAACAGTAGAAGCCAAGGAGAAATATCGACAGCAAACCGGCTATGGCCGTAGTTGCATCAATCTCATATTGTAATCTTGTGGTCGGCAGTAACTCAGATACTCGGAAGAGTTTGAAACCGGAAAGTTGAATAGCGAGGGAAATAAACAGAGGCAAAATGACGAGGAACATAAGAGTAGTGGCAGAGTTGGATGAGTACCCATATCCcaattttacatatttaagCTTGACTGACTGTAGAAAGTCCGGCAAGCGTTGCCGGATTCTGATAAGGATGGAAGAGGAGTCCTTAAGCTCCATTTCTGCCGTTAATCTCTCTGTATCCATCTCTATGCTCTCCATATACAACGTCTTGCTAATTTCTCTGTGGTTGTCTTTGTGGAGCACACTCTCAAATCTCACCCCTGTTGAAGTAAACTATGTACCATCTTATATAAACACAAGGAGGCCATTTCAGAGAAGAAGAGGGACAGTGGAAGAAATTAATGAAGGCAAAGACTTTCACCCTTTCACACTTCCAGATGGTTGGGTAGTGAGAagcacacacatacacacacacacagaaagagagagagagagagagagagagagagagagagagagagagagacaaagAGGTAGAGAGGGTTTGGCACTTGGCGGCACCAAGCAAGAATAGATATAAACAATAGAAGAAGAGTGAAGGGAAAGAAGGAAGGAGAGGGTATGCAGAAAATAAATGGGAGTAGTTCCAAGAATGGTGAGATAGCTCAACAACCACACACCTCTGCAAGTAAGTTGGAGAGAAAGACCTTTCTAATAAGGAACTTAATTAATGGAGAAATCCTTTTCAAATTGTAGTGGTTTTGAGATTGGTAGTTAgatatttatttgcatatctTCTTTAATGACATCTCTCTCCGTGCTCTTCTGGTTAGCTAAGCAGCCCTTATTTGGATTGGACAAATATCTATCTCCATGCTAAACAGAATTCCATCTCCGACTTAGTTCTTCCATCTagcttttgcttcttttttttttttttttttgcaggtATGAATGAATATAATTTGCCAATGCCTGAACCTTTTTTACTCCTAAATGTTACTCTAATCaccattttccctttttgaAGCATTTTCATGTTAACttcattgaattttgaatcttGTATTGGAAGGATGTCATTACTATTGGTGATGTCACTCTTTTCGTAGGACTACTGTGCATATGCCTGAAACAAAGTTGGGACCATGGGCTATAAAACAAGTTGcttattttgggttttgtttatCCTTCCACGGAGACTCAAAACAGAGACGACAGAGCCCAACCTTTCCTTTCTCGGTTAGCCTTTCTCTTAATTACACACGATCAAATCAAGGATTGTTATGTCTCTCCTCTTCTCCCTTTCTTGTTAATCTGAATACTACTTTTTCTCATCGTAGAATATTATTGTTCGAAAACATATACTTTCGTAAAATTATATACGAgtccataaatatttttgtaacaatttagtttatacCTCAAAATTTGCAACAATTTAACCTCCAAATTCTAGCGTTTGTAGTGGaatcaatttgaaactaaggatttactttttatggtaaaaactatttgtaaaatataatgaaatttctTACATTAGAGACATAAAGTATAAACAAAgttatataatacaaaatgacACCCAACTACGATGAGATTTTTCACAACACAgattaaatattacaaatttaaattaaatagattGAATTTATActtgttaaaattaataaactaaattgttaatttagaAGTCCATGGATTGAATTTCATGAAAGTTGGATTTGATAGATAAccattttgttaataaaagtAGGGTTGGGTTTTGACAACGATTCCAACTCCCTTCCATTGTTCCTTTTATGTTCGTTGACTCTTGGATCCAGTTTACTCTATGCTAAGGAAGGCAGACTCTTatctcatttcattttagtttcttaaaCTATCCTTGACTGAACTACCTCCAGATTCTCTCTTTAATCATCGTGCTATGCTATGAAAGGTGTTTAGGTCAAgaagtgagttattataatcttttaggttattttagtttgagttataGTAATGTGTTTGGTATGTATggttttagtttgataaaaaatagtaaactctgcctaataaaaaaaatttgaagaatgttaaatagtaaatactatAACAAATTGAgagttttgaaatagtgtttAATGTAGTTAATTGAAAgcttttaaatagtatttattataCTAAGGATGATTACCTCAAAGGTTCCTATATTTTTGTAtgctttcttttcctattATTCTTAAACTTCTAGACTCCTCCATTCATCCCTGAATTTTGAATCCATATTTTCAGGTAAAATAGTAGTGAATGTGAACAAATAAATACTTTACAGATGTGCAGTAGAAACCTTAATGGAGTGCTATTAATATTggttattgttaattaattactattaaagagatgtaattaattatagtattAAGTGACCCAACTTGTCTAATTTGACCTTGACGAAGGAATTAATGCGACATCTTTTGCACATAAAGTTAATGGGAGAAAATTCCTTACTTGTAAGTTTGGTAAATACTTGAAGACCTGGGCTTTAAATGAGCAAATTTAGTGCatgttttgattgatttttaatgTGTCtagaagtagaaaaaaaagtttataaacactTGAAAAGTAAATCAAAAGCACCTCAGagagaaattgagaaattgtgattatttgtatttgaataatttgaattatgcAACAGCATTAATCTTGAATGAAATCACTTCTCTTATTACAGTTTTTGATTATTTGTACAATTACAATGTATTTAATGAGTTTtgagaaacaagaaaaggTACAAATTTTCTTAGACTTCTCTAATATGTGTAGTTCTTTGCTTCGGCATCAATGATTGTGACGACAGGATGGAAATACTTGCAATGCATCTCAGGAATCAACTTCATAACACCGGCGTTATGAAGAGGAGAGATTTCAGCTTCCTTCTACGGTATTTTCATCAGTTCTCCACACTATGTCTTTTAATCCGGATGAGAAACTCTTATAGAACTGCCACATGCAAATGAAAAAGCACATTAATATATACAGTATTTGGGCCATTAAGCTTTGGAATGAGGtatttacttccaatttcaactaAAATTACTGATATCATGCCTTGTGAAACTCGAGCGTGTCGCCCCCTGTTTTCCGAAGCTCCACCATATGCAGGGAAGGAGCCACTTCAAAGACCTGGAATTCAAAGGGCAAAAACGCTTGACATCAGATCAGGTGTTGACAGAATGAGGCCTGATGATGATGAGGCCAACTTACGTTCATTCAGAACTAAGACTCCCTAGAAATTTGCCCTTTCTTATCATATCGGTACAACATAGTTTTAATATTAGCCAGCAATAATATTACACTTTTATACCTCAGTAGCTATGGAGAGGTGTCCTTTCCTCCCAGTCTTGTCCCCTTGCAACTTCATCTGCAGTGTGATTATACCTCATTACAACTCTTCTAACAATCACTCATCTCAGGAATCATATTATGTATCTTACACACATCTTTCAATAAAAGGTTACCTTGTAGTCCCGCTTTCGTACATTGAAACCCATCGGTTTTGCAGTTTCTTCAATCTTTGACATGATTTCGTTTGCAGGGCTTTGCGAAGTAAAACGAGTTTCTCTCTTTGCAACAGtctacaaagaaaaagataatcaTCTAACCAACTACGGTGCAAATACCCCTCAAGAAATGGGTTGTCCTCAGCTCAGTTATTGCAAAATTATCGTATCATCAGGAAATTTTTTGGCTTACAAGTTGTAGTCAGGTAGAATAAGGTGCAATTTGACATTAgagtaaatgaaaaatgatttaactCAGTTATGTATTGCCATTTGATACATGTGATATCAGGCCATGTTTTTCTTTAGGGTAACATCATGAATCAATGATAGTAGGAAAAGTGGGTCCatttaaaatacatatgtAATCCAATccatttgtatttaaaaattacgTGAGTCAGACTAACCAAAATTTCTGTTACTGTTATATTATGAGAATTACGAATTTTTCACACTTACTATAACCATTAACGGTAATGATAAAGGTAATagtaaatatgacaaatttataattctaaGTAAACGTGAATATAAGCAATTCAATTATGTTTGCGATTAAGGCAATACAATTGTACCTATTTATGTATCTGAATGGGTAAACATGAGTACAGTTCACTAACTATAAAGAAGGATTATAGTACTATGTACTGTAAACGTACCTTCTGCCTCTCGAATAGATTTTCAAGACTAAAACCAGGTGACCTAGAGATAAGCTCGAAAGCATTCATGGACACTGGCTTCTCTTTTCGTTCGGTAACTAGATGTTCCtagaattaaaattgaaaagaaacatCAGAAGGAACTTTATATGATTGAATCAAGtgtatggaaaagaaaaaataaataaataaaagagaagagaggTAAGAAGTATTAAAATATGAACTAAACTTTTACTCAGGGAACGATTTTGATATGATGGACTatgtatgtttttaaatatttgtgtcTGATATATCTTCAAGAGCATGAACATCCACCACATGCATAAAAAGAATGATAATGGCAGTAATGAGAACTTCTTAACTCTCATTTCCACTACATTAATGTGTTGCTCAAAGACATTGTTTTGTGATGAAATTCTCACCTTCGAGCTGCTAAAAGCAGCATCTACATCATCAAGAGTTATATCCTCCTCCACTTCAAAATGAGCAGGTGTGTAGTCTTTCTTGAACCATGGATCTTCTTGAATTTCTGCTATTGATATTCGCTAGagtaatgaaagaaaatgagagttGAGAAAATGTAGAAGTTAAATCACTTCTTTTCtgataagaaacaaattgaaaGTGAAATCATTGCAGCAGAAGATCACacaaaaaatagagagaaaaaagaagtacGGGGTATAAACTTACAGTAGTAGGGTCTGGGTCAAGAATGCGGCGAACTAGATTTTTTGCACCACTTGAGAACCACGATGGAAAGGCAAAATCAGCCTTTGAAATctgaaattcaaatcaaacgTATCCTAAGAATATTCCCTGTTTGTGTCTGtaggaaaaagagaagaaaataaaacaaagacgGACTTTTCTGTACAAACACATTAGATTTGGCTCGTCAAAAGGCAAGAAACCAGCCATAAGAACAAAGAGAATGACCCCGCATGACCAAAGATCAGAAGATGAACCGTCATAACCTTTATCATTGAGGACCTAATATAGTGTGTCAAAAGCAAAGGCAAAGGCAAAAACTTAGCTCgtattttgaagaataattAACAATCTTTATTAAgatatagaaatataaatatccTCCTAGTGATTAATAGAAGTAGTATATGTGCACACCTCAGGAGCTACGTAGTTTGGAGTCCCACAGGCAGTGTGAAGAAGACCATCCCCCTGCAATGAGATAGTTAATGATCCCTTGACATTAGATAATGCCTGAAGGAGCAAAAAATATGATGCCAAAAGAAAGCACTAATCCCACTCTACATTTGAGACATCTGAtgtaaagtttaattattttggtcaGAGAAAAATTCAATGGAGAAAGGTTCACAAGATCAGAAACTAAAGTTAAATTTGGAAGTTATAAACatctggaaaaaaaaaaaccaagctGTAGGAAGAAGACACTGAGTGCTGGACAGAAACAATCTAGGAAGAACCTCTTGAAATATATGAGTAATACTCACTCGTACTTGCTGCGAGAATGCACTCAATCCGAAATCTGACACTTTAAGAACATCATGTGAATCCAGAAGAAGATTTTCAGGCTGCAAAAGCAGACCgaacatttaattaaacacCACCATTTCAATCGCAAACACTAAGTTGAATCTCTTAAAAGATCAGGATATCAGTTAAAACCTTCAGATCTCGATGGTACACGCCTCTACTATGGCAGTAATCTACAGCATTAATAAGTTGATGGAAATATTTCCTTGCCTCATCCTCTTTAAGCCTTCCCTTTGCAGCCTATAAATGGAAATGCCCAAGAAATCTAACAATGTACTAATAGGTGGTAATACAGAATCTCTTTGGTTAGGAGATTAAGATACAAGTAAATTTAGATAAGGAACTATAGAGAACAACCAAGTACAGAtgtaaaatatgaatatgaaaatgaatctCATCAACAATGTCTTACTATCTTGTCAAAAAGCTCGCCTCCATCCGCATACTCAAGAACAATGTAGATCTTTGATTTGCTTGCCATAACCTATCAACCAGAACAGAAGAATTTGAACACACACATCCAGGAAAAATGAATACAAGGGGCATCCTCTACGCAAATGGTAAAGAATGATAAAAGCCacataaaaccaaaatgaGATATGAATAAAgactagaaaagaaaaaaataataaatagtaagTAAGAAGAAAAGTCcacaaccatttttttttaatgagaaatagtgctttcatttaaaaatgaaagacagTTCAAAGGCAAGACATAGACAAAGACTAAGTATAATAACAACAATCCAAGGGAAAGTTAGAGAAGCTAAGCAATGTGCGGACAAAGACTCCATCACAAAGTAACCAAACATTAGAATCAAACACAAATACCTTAAATCcactcaaattaattttattctaacTAGATATCATGTCATTGTAATTTTGTAGATGGATGGATGGGGGATCTTTAGTCAAAAtagttaaactaaaaaaatccCATACATTGACTTTAAAGtttaatactttatttttatttttttctctttcatttctgAACACATGAGCCATCTTAGGCATACCTTGCCTAATCTTATGTTGTCTAACCCTAA of the Cucumis sativus cultivar 9930 chromosome 3, Cucumber_9930_V3, whole genome shotgun sequence genome contains:
- the LOC101203286 gene encoding heterogeneous nuclear ribonucleoprotein Q isoform X2; amino-acid sequence: MADGSEVEERVDLEEDNYMEEMDDDVEEHVDEDGVDRRAGELPEEDVEEVSEEPQVGTDTEDKFSDDRNNLSVESIENREKSSSLLDEDDLEKHAQLLALPPHGSEVFIGGLSRDVLEEDLRDMCESLGEIFEIRIIKDKDSGESKGYAFIAFKTKEAAQKAIEDLHGKEVKGKTIRCSLSDSKHRLFIGNVPKSWTDDEFRRLIEGVGPGVENIELIKDPQNPNRNRGFAFVLYYNNACADYSRQKMSSANFKLDGNSPTVSWADPKSMPDNSAAAQVKALYVKNIPENTTTEQLKELFQQHGEVTKVNMPPGKAGSSKRDFAFIHYAERSSALKAVKETEKYEIEGQLLEVVLAKPQSDKKSDGAYSHISGSYPNHLLHGGYGGYGGNPYGSLGGYGVTAGFHQPMIYGRGPMPAGMQMVPMVLPDGRIGYVLQQPGVPMPPSRSRRSERSNGSGGTMGRSGGSSSSDDVNRGRRYRPY
- the LOC101203286 gene encoding heterogeneous nuclear ribonucleoprotein Q isoform X1; translated protein: MADGSEVEERVDLEEDNYMEEMDDDVEEHVDEDGVDRRAGELPEEDVEEVSEEPQVGTDTEDKFSDDRNNLSVESIENREKSSSLLDEDDLEKHAQLLALPPHGSEVFIGGLSRDVLEEDLRDMCESLGEIFEIRIIKDKDSGESKGYAFIAFKTKEAAQKAIEDLHGKEVKVGKTIRCSLSDSKHRLFIGNVPKSWTDDEFRRLIEGVGPGVENIELIKDPQNPNRNRGFAFVLYYNNACADYSRQKMSSANFKLDGNSPTVSWADPKSMPDNSAAAQVKALYVKNIPENTTTEQLKELFQQHGEVTKVNMPPGKAGSSKRDFAFIHYAERSSALKAVKETEKYEIEGQLLEVVLAKPQSDKKSDGAYSHISGSYPNHLLHGGYGGYGGNPYGSLGGYGVTAGFHQPMIYGRGPMPAGMQMVPMVLPDGRIGYVLQQPGVPMPPSRSRRSERSNGSGGTMGRSGGSSSSDDVNRGRRYRPY
- the LOC101203776 gene encoding 3-ketoacyl-CoA synthase 1 yields the protein MESIEMDTERLTAEMELKDSSSILIRIRQRLPDFLQSVKLKYVKLGYGYSSNSATTLMFLVILPLFISLAIQLSGFKLFRVSELLPTTRLQYEIDATTAIAGLLSIFLLGFYCSKRSTPVYLVEFACHKPADARKMTVDSFLEMSAANGGFQEDALKFMSKVAKRAGLGDETYLSRGITSRPPNLCLDEARFEAETVMFGALDALFEKTGLDPSEIGILIVNCSLFNPIPSLSAMIVNHYKLRTDVKAYNLSGMGCSASPISITLAKDLLNANPNTYAVVVSTESITLNWYFGNDRSMLISNCLFRMGGAAVLLSNKHTDRSRSKYELIHTIRTHKGADDESYNCVYQKEDEEGKIGVSLARELMAVASETLKTNITTLGPLVLPFSEQFAFFVSMLKRKVLKAKVKPYVPDFKLAFEHFCIHAGGRAVLDALQKNLQLSEWHMEPSRMTLYRFGNTSSSSLWYELAYTEAKNRVTKGHRIWQVAFGAGFKCNSAVWKALREIPASECERVNPWIDSIDNFPVKVPVE